From Apium graveolens cultivar Ventura chromosome 9, ASM990537v1, whole genome shotgun sequence, the proteins below share one genomic window:
- the LOC141686996 gene encoding GDSL esterase/lipase At2g23540-like, translated as MATDNCNIAASVIFLTIIYLGLFGKGNDEELENGALFIFGDSLVDAGNNNYLPTLSKANVRPNGIDFKASGGNPTGRFTNGRTIGDIVGENLGLPYYPVPFLEPNFTSKNILHGVNYASGGGGILNATGSIFIKRLSMDTQIDYFNITRKHIDELLGTTQAREFIMKKSMFPIVVGSNDILNNYLLPILSAGERKVISPDAFIAKLHIKFYQQLSRLYQLDARKFIIGNIAPLGCIPYQKTLNQLGELQCVGLPNKMARHYNAGLKTLVLDLNKTLHGATFVLANVYDLVMEVITNHEKYGFESAGSACCGNGQLGGIMPCRPGSSMCLDRDKYVFWDPYHPSEAANLIIANQLLDGDGNYTFPMNIRKLRDL; from the exons ATGGCCACGGACAACTGTAACATTGCAGCTTCAGTAATTTTTTTGACAATTATTTATCTGGGCCTATTTGGGAAGGGAAATGATGAGGAACTCGAAAATGGAGCTTTATTCATTTTCGGTGATTCTTTGGTGGATGCAGGAAACAATAACTATCTGCCTACATTGTCTAAGGCTAATGTCAGACCAAATGGTATTGATTTCAAAGCATCCGGTGGAAATCCCACTGGCCGGTTCACCAATGGAAGAACCATCGGAGATATTGTTG GGGAAAATCTAGGGCTACCATACTATCCTGTGCCATTTCTGGAACCAAATTTTACCAGCAAAAATATATTGCATGGAGTAAATTATGCATCAGGAGGTGGTGGAATTTTGAATGCCACTGGATCTATATTT ATAAAAAGGCTTTCAATGGATACCCAAATTGATTATTTCAACATTACCAGGAAGCATATTGATGAACTGTTGGGTACAACCCAAGCTAGAGAATTCATTATGAAAAAATCCATGTTCCCAATTGTAGTTGGTTCAAACGATATTCTCAACAATTATCTACTTCCGATCCTCTCAGCAGGCGAAAGAAAAGTAATAAGCCCAGATGCTTTCATAGCTAAACTTCATATTAAATTTTACCAACAACTTAGT AGACTTTACCAGTTAGACGCAAGAAAGTTTATAATCGGGAACATCGCCCCACTAGGTTGCATCCCTTACCAGAAGACATTAAATCAGTTAGGTGAACTTCAGTGTGTGGGATTACCAAACAAAATGGCCCGTCACTACAATGCCGGATTAAAAACCCTTGTGCTTGACCTAAACAAAACTCTCCATGGAGCAACATTTGTTCTTGCAAATGTGTACGATCTAGTTATGGAAGTCATAACAAACCATGAAAAATATG GTTTTGAAAGTGCAGGCAGCGCATGTTGCGGAAATGGTCAGCTTGGGGGAATCATGCCTTGCAGACCAGGGTCTAGCATGTGTTTGGATCGCGACAAGTATGTGTTCTGGGATCCTTACCACCCTAGTGAGGCTGCCAATCTTATTATTGCCAATCAATTGCTTGACGGAGACGGCAATTATACTTTTCCCATGAATATCAGGAAACTTAGAGATCTCTAG